AAAAACTCACTTAAAAATACTTAAATGCCctcaaaactaaaacccacaaaaacctaaaaaagcaaaacatgaAACCTGTAAtctatgttttcatttgattttaaacataaaaactcCCCTATGTTAGTATCTGTTGTCTCTGTCATTGGGCTCAAAGCTTTGGTATTATTTATTGTCGTCAGCCATGTTGATGCTATCACCATTGGAGGCCACGCACAACCCTTTGTCAGCCATATATGGACTTCAAAGTTGCTAATTAGATTCCGATATGAACTTTAACATTGCGGAGATGAATCAATAACTCTATAAATGCcttgttaaatatataatacaaataCATGGCTTATTAGAgataattaagtaattagaTAATGGAGATGAATCAATAACTCTATCAATGTTGGGTGGATGCAGTACTCGGACTAGCTAGGAATCAAGTCATATTCATGGTTCAACTCCTCCAATGATATAACATGGGATCAAACCTTTGTGTTTTATAgatgtttaaaatcaaattgaaaacaaagattgcattttttttaaaaaggtttttgtgggtttttacTTATGAGGGTGTTTGAGTAATTTTAGGTGAGTTTTCtgctatttttgaaagtttttataaaaactgacatttatgaaagtatagggtaaattttgactatttttgataaaaactcattttccATTCTCCATGTCCACACCTAATAAagataagaagaaaaacaaacagatCATACGCAGACGAACACAGGCACACAACCGAAAGtctttcaaattaaaaaaattaaaaaattcatcataAAGATAACAAGAAACGCACACTAACACACAACCCAAGAACTCACCCCCGCTTCGCCTTCAGAGCCAATTTCTCGCGGCAAAGCCATGTGCACTCTTGAGAAGCGCGGTGATCTCTTCTTCCTAACCCTAACCGGCGACGAGGAGCACCGCCTCAGCCTAACCCTCATCGACTCGCTCCTCTCGGCTCTCTCCCAAGCCAAGTCCCAAGCCACTCGCGGCTCGGTCCTCGTCACCACCGCCCACGGCAAGTTCTTCTCCAACGGCTTCGACCTGGGCTGGGCCCAAGCCGCCGGCTCCGCCTCTGCCGCACGCGCTCGTCTCAGCCAGATGGTCGCCGCCTTCAAGCCAGTTGTCGCCGCGCTTCTCTCGGTCCCGATGCCGACGGTAGCCGCCGTCCAAGGCCACGCCGCTGCAGCCGGATTCTTATTGGCTCTGAGCCACGACTACTTCCTGATGAGGCGCGATAGAGGCGTGCTGTATATGAGCGAGGTCGATTTGGGGCTGCCATTCCCAGACTACTTCACGGCGGCGTTTCTGGCGAAGATCGGGTCGGTTTCGGGTAGGAGGGACGTGATGCTGAGGGGGATGAAGCTGAAGGGAGACGAGGCTGTCAAGCTTGGGATTGTGGAATCGGCGCACGATAGCGCGGAAAGCACGGTGGAGGCTGCGGTGCGCCTGGGGGAGCAGTTGGCGAAGAGGAAGTGGAACGGCGACGTTTACGCGGAGATCAGGAAGAGTTTGTATCCGGAGTTGTGCGGCGTTGTTGGAGTGGGGGTTGCTACTCCAAAGGCAAAGCTTTGATTCCTGTGTTTCGATCAAgtgtttaagaaaataatttggaaggggtttaaattgaaaatgatgatttcagtgtttgagGTCTCAAACTTTTGAGCTATCAATCAGTGAACGCTTAGAACTTGGTATTTATCATTCTGGTTATTAATCCAATGGATGAATATAATAAGTGAAATAAAAACGGTGTTAATATTGtgtcaatttattttaaattttacaaaaattaattaatttacaagatatttttaaaatgaatcaCAACAAGCCAATATCTAATTTGCCTTAAAATATATCATATAGGATcaattaaaacatttaaaaagttttatttatttatttaaatttaaggTCATTGCATTTTGAAAATGTGTAAATGTTTGGACTTAAAATCGGAGGGTCAGCCAAAGCGAGCCAACCCTATGGGGCCCCACAAATTGTGTCGGCCATATGTCTTGATATCCATACGGCACTCACCAAGCTAGGGTGAGAGTGGCATATTTAGCCAACCGACCCTTTTAAAGTTCACCCCTAACCCACCAACTTCTATTTATACGAGCTCCTTCCCTTGTTCCTCCTCTTTTCAGCCGATGTGGGACTCAGTTGCCTattgtttcatttcaaactCACATCTCTACTCTATTGTCAGAAATAAATTCgtacccttttttctttctttttcccgTCATCCTTGTTCTCTTACAATCTTGTACTTATAGAAGAGAGAAAGCAAGAGTGAGAGATGAAGGAGATCCATGCAACAAAAATGTCTCTGATACCCTCCCAAAATGAGAAGAGTAAAACATGTCTAAGAGAAAGTTTCTTTTAACCAGAAACTGAAAATGTCACATACTCCCTGTTCTCAAGCATTCGTGCCACGAATCTAGACGAGAAAATATTTTGTACAATAAAGAAGAGAATTGGGCACATAATTGAAGGAGATTTTCATGATACTTTCCTCGAATTGAATAAGCCGGATAAAGGAATTTGATATTTTACAATCAAATGCAAAAAGTTTGAAACGCGTAGCTAAGCTAAGTATCTACCATTTAGCTTCTGTACAAACGAAGACCAACAATTTACTCCACCCAGTTCGCTCTGCCAGTCATATCTGAAAGCTGAAAACGTAAAATCAGTAAtgtcatttgatttttttcacaGAGCCTATATAAACAACCTATAATACGCCTAGAATCAATTGTTAATTGCATGTTTTTAGGGTAGTAAAAAGGTATACACCTCTGTAAGGCCACACAACTTTGAAATAAGGGGCTCCTTTTATGTTCatgtaaataaaaataacagtAGGCAGTTGATCTCACCTTTTAAGAATTAATGTAACACATTGCCTGTGCTTGAAGGAAATAAGAGTCTTTGTACTTTCTTCCACTTCCAATGTGAATCCCATTGCGAATCCAGTCATCACGATGTATCCAAGCATCCCGACCAAAATCAAGAATTCCAAGAATCTGTTGTGAGCAAGATATGTGCTAAGTTGGTGACATTACGAAAAGTGTAACCCACAAAACACATGTTGGTGGATGTCATCAGAcacaaaaacccaacaaagaGCATACAACTATACCTCCTCCCAACAGTCAACCGACTACAAAAGATGCATACAGCTATATGCTAAAAAGGTAGAGGGAGCTTTACTTACCGCTCCACCTTTCCAGGACACAAACGTTGGATTTGCTCTTGGTTGCAAGACCTATTTAACATAATATAACGTCCACGTATGAGAATAGGCATGACAAGAGATAATATAATGTCCACAAAGTATAGGAACATAAGACACTGGTCGAGTTTGAGCAACCAAGTAAAAAAGGATTATAATAACCTTCAAGACAGTAACAGATAAACTTACCTCAACAGTATCAATAGCTTCATTTGAAGGAATAGTATGTAAAACCCTGCAAAAGGTGGATgcaaatttaatattataaggGTGCCTAAATCCCTTAAGTGAAAGGTCCATCTCATTTGATAACATTTATTAAATAAGCACATGGGCATATCAGGCTCTCATAACCATGCCATTATATCAAAGTGCACTTGAAAACTAGAAATTCTGCAGAAAGTTGTGATGAGATGATTGGTCAGTAGGGTCAGTGTAAAGAGGgggagtaaaaaaaaatttccaagcaTGGAGACCCTATGAACTAACAGAACTGGAGAGCCCCTGACCTAACAACTATTACTCATCTGGCATGCTTGCAGAGTGCAAACATGAAGCTTAATTGCCTAAGCTATGAGTTCATGAATATAGGCCACAAATATTAACCATACTCCAAGCCAAATAATCAAAGTCCACATTGGTGGGTT
The window above is part of the Prunus dulcis chromosome 1, ALMONDv2, whole genome shotgun sequence genome. Proteins encoded here:
- the LOC117615993 gene encoding enoyl-CoA delta isomerase 2, peroxisomal-like — translated: MCTLEKRGDLFFLTLTGDEEHRLSLTLIDSLLSALSQAKSQATRGSVLVTTAHGKFFSNGFDLGWAQAAGSASAARARLSQMVAAFKPVVAALLSVPMPTVAAVQGHAAAAGFLLALSHDYFLMRRDRGVLYMSEVDLGLPFPDYFTAAFLAKIGSVSGRRDVMLRGMKLKGDEAVKLGIVESAHDSAESTVEAAVRLGEQLAKRKWNGDVYAEIRKSLYPELCGVVGVGVATPKAKL